One Mycolicibacterium doricum genomic window, ACTACCGGCCCGCGTGGGAACTCGCCGACTGGTTGACCGTCGCATTCGAATTGGCCATCCTGCTCGCACTGCCGTGGTGGCGCGCCTTTCGTACCACGCTGGCCATCGCGACAACAGTCTTTCACCTGGGCGTGCATCTGGTGATGAACATGACGTTCAGTCACGCCGTCACCGCCTATGGGGCCTTCGTGTCGTGGTGGCACCCTCGCGCGCGGATGGGTGAGCTGCGATCTGGAGACCGGTCGTGAGGTAGTTCGACCGGGCACGACGGCCGGCCACGGGAAAGTTGGGTATTCCCTGCTGTTTTAGCTCGCGGTAGTGCCCTGCGTCGGCACATGGTCGCTGATGCTGAGCGGGGGAAGTCGCTGGCCCTCCGAAGCACGAACTGTGTTTCGCCGACGCGACGGCGACGTGTCGCGGCCCCTTGGGCGTCGCGATGACGGCCGTGACCCGGTGGCGCAAAAGGGCGCCGGCACCGGCGGATCCGCCGCGGACCACGGTGGTTCTGCTGATCCGTCCACGCCGTGATCGACGTGCGCCGGCCTCGCCCCGCGCCCGGGTCTCTCAGGCGGAGTCCAGATCGGGAGCCACGTCGAAGTACGCCGGCATCTCGAACTGCGAACTGTTCAACTTCGCCGAGAAGTAGCCGTACTGGAATGCCACACCGACCAGGGCCGTGGCTGCCAGTTCGGCCGGCGGTCGCCGTAGTTCGGCTCGCAGCGTCGCCCAGGCCTCCATCGGCGAATGCCGCCGTGGTGAGGCGTCGCCCAGGCTGGCGTCGTCGTCATTGCGGTGCACCCAGCGCATGTAGGCGTTGCTGTGCCCGTAACGCTTCCATTGGCTTGCCAGGTCCCGCATCGAGTTCCGCGGCTCCCACTCCATCAGTACACGGGTGTCGGTGGCGATCGTGCCCAGTGACTGCTCCTGGATGCGCCAACAGATGTCGGTGTCGCCGCCGCCGCGCATCGATCTGAACCCGCCCACCGTGGCGAAGGCAACCCTGTCCATCCCGAGATTGGCGGTCGGATAGTAGTCGGGCCGAGGTGGCACCATGCCGATGGTCGCCTTCATCGCCCCGCCGCCGCGCGGAAGCATGAACGGTTGCATGCCGGCGGCCAGTTTCGCAGCGAGCGTGGGCCCGGACAACGTACGAACGTTGGTGCATGACAAGGCGACTCCCGGCTGACGCTGAAGCGTGCGATGCGCCTCGAGTAGGCCGGGAAGGGGCCGGCACCGGGCGTCGGTGAACAACAGGATGTCAGCGGTCGATCTGCTTGCCGCGACTTGACGCGCATAGTAGGGGCCACGACTGTCCTTCAACGCCACCACACCGGCCCCGAGCGAGCGCGCCACCGCTGCGGTGTCGTCGCCAGATGCGTCGTCGACGACAGTGATCCAATCGCCGTCTGCTGTTTGGGCGAGCAACGGCCGGAGTAACTTCGGCAGGTGGTCAGCCATGTCACGCACCGGGATGATGACCTCGATCGTCGGCTCAGCCATCGATCAACCTCCTTGAAGGACAGTTCAACCGGAGCGCGCCAAGCGCATGAAAGGCTCAACGCGACAGCATCTTCACCTCTTCAACCAGCATGCCGAGTGCGAAGGCCACCCGCATCACCGTCGGACGCCGCCACCGCCGCAGCCGGCCCACGGTGGTCCAGGCGGTGAACCACAGTAGGGCATGCACGGCCGCAACAGCTGCCATGGGCAGCGACACCATCGACGGCTTGAACCTGGTGGCGAGAAGGATCTCGCCGCGGCCGAAGTTGAAGTGCTGGTGGAAGGCCGCCGACAGGTCGGTGTGCTGACGCTTGTCGACGACGGCATCGGCCACCAGCGTCATCCGATGCCCGTTGCGGGACGTGCGGGTGAAAAAGTCGATCTCGTCGGCGCCGCCCATCAAGTTTTCGTCGAAGCCGCCCACCGCATCGAACGCCGCCCGGGTGAACCCGCAGTTCGTGCCATTCGCGTAGGCACAACCGGTCATCCGCGATGAGTACAGCTGCGATTCTGTGGCCAGCACCGTGCCGTCCTCGAGTTTGCGGTGCAGTGAGCCGCCGGCTGTGTGAGCACCGTTCTGGAATGCCCGCCAGTAGGCGTCGACCCATCCGGGATGCACGACGTCGTCGGCGTCGGTCAACAGGATGACCCGACCTTTCGCGGCTCCAGCGCCCACGTTGCGCGCCACGTTGACGCCTACGCCTCGGGAGGCGTCCACCACACGCACCCGTGGATCGCGCTCCGCAAGCCTCTGTGCGACTTGCGCCGTGTCATCTGTCGATCCGTTGTCGGCGACGACCACCTCGAAGGTCGCGTCCGATTCCTGGGCGAGCAACGCCTCGATCTGCCGGCTGAGGAACGGGCCGCCGTTGCGCACGGGGATGACCACGCTGACATCGACCGAATCCCCCACGGGCTGTGACGATAACTCATGGTCCCGAATGCTCATGGTGGCCGCGCTCAGAACACGTATCGGCGGCTGATGCGTTCCGCCAAGGCAGTTTCGGCGGTGATCCACGTCGGGACGAAGGTCGCCATGGGCGCGTTCTTAGTCCAGGCTTCCCAGAGCGCTTGGACCTTGCCGTATCGATCGTTCACCACGATGTGCTCGATTCCGCAGAGTGTGGCGATGACGTGGCCGTGCAGTCGATCGGTTACGAGGAAACGTCCTCTCGATAATGTGCGGATGGCGCAGTCAAGATTCTGTTGCGCGAAGCGGTTCGCCACGGCTGAAGTCAGCACAGGAGACGACAGCTTGTCGGCCACGGAGACAGCACTTCTCCCGAGATTGCGGAGACTGAGGATTCCGGCTTTGTTCCAGTCAACGGTCGGGTGCCCTGAAATCTGTTCACCGGCGGCTTCGTCATCTTGTCGCGCATGCAACACAACCTCTTCGCGAGGTGGTCTCCGTTCGAGGTTCCCGAGAGCGAACGCTGCGTCGGGAACGAGTTCGGTCCGGCAGTCGAATTCCCGGCGGGCAATCACGAGGGACCGGTGGTCGCGCACGAGGAGTGTGAAGTCGCCGTGCAGTGCGACCGCCCGCTTCAACTTTCCCAAGGCGTCTGCGTTCGTCAACTCAATTGACTGTGGCATCTGCACGATCGGCCGGTTGCGGAAGTCGGTCAGGATTCGAAGTCTGAGGTCGTCATGGTGCGGGTAGAGGCCGCCCAGATTGCCCCCACCGTTAATCACAATCGGCCCAGTCGCTTTCAGCTTGTCAGCTCGGTAGGTATGTGACGACGTGGTCGAGCACACCCTGATGCCGAACTCCTCGGCGATCTTGAGACATCCAAGCCAGATCACGTGATCGCCGCAGTTGAAGTGATGCGGGAAATCGACCAGATCCCACTCGGGTACTCCGGCGAAGACGGGCCTCAGGTCGTTCATCAGCCGGTCGCGGATCCGCTCGACGAAATCAGTCAAGGCAGCACCGTCAGACATTGAGATGCCCGCGGCCCAGGCCGTAGACCCGCCAGCCGGCGCTCGTCCAGAGTTCG contains:
- a CDS encoding glycosyltransferase, with product MGDSVDVSVVIPVRNGGPFLSRQIEALLAQESDATFEVVVADNGSTDDTAQVAQRLAERDPRVRVVDASRGVGVNVARNVGAGAAKGRVILLTDADDVVHPGWVDAYWRAFQNGAHTAGGSLHRKLEDGTVLATESQLYSSRMTGCAYANGTNCGFTRAAFDAVGGFDENLMGGADEIDFFTRTSRNGHRMTLVADAVVDKRQHTDLSAAFHQHFNFGRGEILLATRFKPSMVSLPMAAVAAVHALLWFTAWTTVGRLRRWRRPTVMRVAFALGMLVEEVKMLSR
- a CDS encoding polysaccharide pyruvyl transferase family protein, which produces MTDFVERIRDRLMNDLRPVFAGVPEWDLVDFPHHFNCGDHVIWLGCLKIAEEFGIRVCSTTSSHTYRADKLKATGPIVINGGGNLGGLYPHHDDLRLRILTDFRNRPIVQMPQSIELTNADALGKLKRAVALHGDFTLLVRDHRSLVIARREFDCRTELVPDAAFALGNLERRPPREEVVLHARQDDEAAGEQISGHPTVDWNKAGILSLRNLGRSAVSVADKLSSPVLTSAVANRFAQQNLDCAIRTLSRGRFLVTDRLHGHVIATLCGIEHIVVNDRYGKVQALWEAWTKNAPMATFVPTWITAETALAERISRRYVF
- a CDS encoding glycosyltransferase, with translation MAEPTIEVIIPVRDMADHLPKLLRPLLAQTADGDWITVVDDASGDDTAAVARSLGAGVVALKDSRGPYYARQVAASRSTADILLFTDARCRPLPGLLEAHRTLQRQPGVALSCTNVRTLSGPTLAAKLAAGMQPFMLPRGGGAMKATIGMVPPRPDYYPTANLGMDRVAFATVGGFRSMRGGGDTDICWRIQEQSLGTIATDTRVLMEWEPRNSMRDLASQWKRYGHSNAYMRWVHRNDDDASLGDASPRRHSPMEAWATLRAELRRPPAELAATALVGVAFQYGYFSAKLNSSQFEMPAYFDVAPDLDSA